A window of Thermoleophilia bacterium contains these coding sequences:
- a CDS encoding cyclase family protein, with protein MGKKVFVDLTHPFGADVPLWPYFQKPVIDTMHSLAKSGVLSQKISTVMHVGTHADSPRHVMERDFQGNRTKYTHELPVDAYCGPAICLDLNCEPWQLITDKDLDEACERANFDPNELKNGMVLVLRTGMHLLWDDTKDYYHYAAGTGLKAGKWIAKYHPKCVAMDCQALDHPLHTAMGKNGPTQMNLPGRTGRPITQEYIDKYGIEAYAWFDREVFIQVYGMEKYMEEYGELEAIGEWGTWEPCHKYMMGNGIVGIENLGGDLEKVVGKRFQFWCFPLRWYMGDGTMVRCVAEIDEDDLNPVPDRVYKYGVI; from the coding sequence ATGGGCAAAAAGGTGTTTGTGGATCTAACCCATCCATTTGGCGCAGACGTTCCGCTGTGGCCGTATTTCCAGAAGCCTGTGATTGACACCATGCACAGCCTGGCGAAGTCCGGCGTTCTTAGCCAGAAGATTTCCACGGTTATGCACGTGGGCACGCATGCTGACTCCCCGCGGCACGTTATGGAGCGCGACTTCCAGGGCAACCGCACCAAGTACACCCATGAGCTGCCGGTTGACGCCTACTGTGGCCCGGCTATCTGCCTGGATCTCAACTGCGAGCCGTGGCAGCTGATCACCGACAAGGATCTAGACGAGGCCTGCGAGCGCGCCAACTTCGATCCCAACGAGCTCAAGAACGGCATGGTGCTCGTACTGCGCACCGGCATGCATCTCCTCTGGGACGACACCAAGGACTACTACCATTATGCGGCTGGCACTGGGCTCAAGGCTGGGAAGTGGATCGCCAAGTACCATCCCAAGTGCGTGGCCATGGACTGCCAGGCTCTTGACCATCCGCTCCACACCGCCATGGGCAAGAACGGTCCCACCCAGATGAACCTCCCTGGCAGGACTGGTCGGCCCATCACCCAGGAATACATCGACAAGTACGGCATCGAGGCCTATGCCTGGTTTGATCGCGAGGTCTTCATCCAGGTGTACGGCATGGAGAAGTACATGGAAGAGTACGGCGAGCTTGAGGCCATCGGCGAGTGGGGCACCTGGGAGCCCTGCCACAAGTACATGATGGGCAACGGCATCGTCGGTATCGAGAACCTGGGCGGCGACCTGGAGAAGGTGGTCGGCAAGCGGTTCCAGTTCTGGTGCTTCCCGCTTCGTTGGTACATGGGCGACGGCACCATGGTTCGTTGCGTCGCCGAGATCGACGAAGACGACCTCAACCCAGTTCCCGACCGCGTTTACAAGTACGGCGTCATCTAA